In Rutidosis leptorrhynchoides isolate AG116_Rl617_1_P2 chromosome 2, CSIRO_AGI_Rlap_v1, whole genome shotgun sequence, one genomic interval encodes:
- the LOC139891897 gene encoding UDP-glucose 6-dehydrogenase 5 translates to MVKICCIGAGYVGGPTMAVIALKCPDIQVVVVDISVPRITAWNSDQLPIYEPGLEDIVKQCRGKNLFFSTEVEKHVCEADIVFVSVNTPTKTRGLGAGKAADLTYWESAARMIADVSKSDKIVVEKSTVPVKTAEAIEKILTHNSKGINFQILSNPEFLAEGTAIDDLFKPDRVLIGGRETPGGQKAIQALKDVYAHWVPEGNIITTNLWSAELSKLAANAFLAQRISSVNAMSALCEATGANVTEVAYAVGKDTRIGPKFLNASVGFGGSCFQKDILNLVYICECNGLPEVAEYWKQVIKINDYQKSRFVNRVVASMFNTVSNKKIAILGFAFKKDTGDTRETPAIDVCKGLLGDKARVSIYDPQVTEDQIQRDLTLNKFDWDHPLHLQPMSPTAVKQVAVVWDAYEATKDAHAVCILTEWDEFKKLDYKRIYDNMQKPAFIFDGRNVVDIEKMREIGFIVYSIGKPLDAWLKDMPAVA, encoded by the coding sequence ATGGTGAAGATATGCTGCATTGGAGCTGGATATGTAGGGGGTCCCACTATGGCGGTTATCGCACTAAAGTGCCCAGACATTCAAGTGGTTGTGGTTGATATTTCGGTACCCCGTATTACTGCCTGGAACAGCGACCAGCTTCCAATCTACGAGCCAGGTCTTGAAGACATCGTCAAGCAATGCAGAGGCAAAAACCTCTTTTTCAGCACCGAAGTCGAGAAGCACGTATGTGAGGCTGATATCGTGTTTGTATCAGTCAATACACCTACTAAAACTCGAGGTCTCGGTGCTGGCAAAGCTGCAGATCTGACGTACTGGGAAAGCGCTGCTCGTATGATTGCTGATGTGTCTAAATCAGACAAAATTGTGGTTGAAAAGTCAACTGTTCCTGTGAAAACagctgaagccattgaaaaaattCTGACCCATAACAGTAAAGGAATTAATTTCCAAATTTTATCTAACCCTGAATTTTTAGCTGAAGGGACCGCTATCGATGATCTTTTTAAACCGGATCGTGTCTTAATCGGTGGACGAGAAACCCCTGGAGGCCAAAAGGCGATTCAAGCGTTAAAAGACGTTTACGCCCATTGGGTCCCTGAAGGAAACATTATCACAACCAATTTATGGTCTGCTGAGCTGTCAAAGCTTGCTGCAAACGCGTTCTTGGCACAAAGAATCTCATCCGTGAATGCCATGTCAGCGCTTTGTGAGGCTACAGGCGCAAACGTTACTGAAGTTGCTTATGCTGTTGGTAAAGATACTAGAATCGGGCCAAAGTTTTTAAACGCTAGCGTAGGATTTGGTGGTTCTTGTTTTCAGAAGGATATATTGAACTTGGTGTATATTTGTGAATGTAATGGTTTACCTGAAGTGGCTGAGTACTGGAAACAAGTTATTAAGATCAACGACTACCAAAAATCTCGTTTTGTGAACCGTGTTGTAGCGTCTATGTTCAACACGGTTTCCAATAAAAAGATTGCTATACTTGGATTCGCGTTTAAAAAGGACACAGGTGACACACGCGAAACGCCTGCAATCGATGTTTGCAAAGGGTTGTTGGGTGATAAAGCTCGTGTGAGTATTTACGACCCGCAAGTAACTGAAGATCAGATCCAAAGAGATTTGACTTTGAATAAGTTTGACTGGGACCATCCGCTTCACCTGCAGCCAATGAGCCCAACTGCAGTTAAGCAAGTGGCGGTTGTTTGGGACGCTTATGAAGCTACAAAGGATGCACATGCGGTTTGCATTTTGACCGAGTGGGACGAGTTTAAAAAGCTTGATTATAAGAGGATTTATGATAATATGCAGAAACCGGCTTTTATTTTCGATGGAAGGAACGTTGTGGATATCGAGAAAATGAGGGAGATCGGATTCATCGTTTATTCGATTGGTAAGCCTTTGGATGCCTGGCTCAAGGATATGCCTGCTGTTGCTTAA